The following proteins are co-located in the Solanum pennellii chromosome 1, SPENNV200 genome:
- the LOC107008473 gene encoding aspartic proteinase-like protein 2 codes for MAWQQFTIVLSFISLFIRYGVVSAFRISHISNVSSGFLPSPADGSLHTTMLLPLFPPKDTSRRAEIYRRHLQKSPASARMSLHDDLLINGYYTTHIWIGTPPQKFALIVDTGSTVTYVPCSSCKKCGNHQDPKFQPEMSSTYQSVKCDKTCPCDLKRQQCIYERRYAEMSSSSGLLGEDVISFGNLSELGPQRAVFGCEIAETGDLYSQRADGIMGLGRGDISIVDQLVGKHVISDSFSLCYGGMDFGGGAMVLGGIKSPAHMLFTKSYFGRSPYYNIELKEIHVAGKPLKINPQVFGGKHGTILDSGTTYAYLPEAVFVAFKSAVMKELHSLKQIKGPDPSFNDICFSGAGSDVSQLAKNFPPVDMVFSDGNKLTLSPENYLFQHFKVRGAYCLGIFPNGKNPTSLLGGIVVRNTLVTYDRENERIGFWKTNCSELWNRLNLSPPPPPSPSPSTPMFSGLDNPNSTAHMSPSPAPSGPPGYNIPGEIEIGLVTFYLSLSVNYSELKLRIPELAHSIAQELDVNVSQVRLMNFSAKGNDSLTKWGIFPAGSSDRMPNATAMEIIARLAEHHPHLKDSFGSYKLFDWGIESPPKRKHWPRNYLALLVPFLVVLIVGLSAPIGWLIWRRRQEKALPYEQVGSVETVTREQELQPLK; via the exons ATGGCATGGCAACAGTTCACCATTGTCCTATCGTTTATCTCTCTGTTCATACGTTACGGTGTCGTTTCCGCTTTCCGAATTTCTCATATTTCCAATGTCAGCTCCGGTTTCCTCCCGTCGCCGGCCGACGGCAGCCTTCACACAACCATGTTACTTCCGCTTTTTCCTCCGAAAGACACTTCTCGCCGTGCTGAAATCTACCGTCGGCACCTCCAGAAAAGCCCTGCCAGTGCTCGCATGTCTCTCCATGATGATCTCCTTATCAACGG ATACTATACGACTCATATTTGGATTGGAACACCACCGCAGAAGTTTGCTCTTATTGTTGATACAGGGAGTACTGTTACTTATGTTCCTTGCTCTTCATGTAAAAAGTGTGGCAACCATCAG GATCCTAAGTTTCAGCCGGAAATGTCAAGCACTTATCAATCTGTGAAATGTGATAAGACTTGTCCCTGTGACCTTAAGAGGCAGCAATGTATTTATGAGAGACGGTACGCTGAGATGAGTTCAAGTTCCGGGTTGCTTGGAGAGGATGTCATATCTTTTGGAAATCTAAGTGAGCTTGGACCACAACGAGCTGTTTTTGGATGTGAAATTGCGGAAACTGGTGATCTTTACAGCCAACGTGCTGATGGAATAATGGGCTTGGGTCGAGGGGATATCAGTATAGTCGATCAACTTGTTGGAAAGCATGTAATCAGTGATTCTTTCTCCTTGTGCTATGGAGGGATGGATTTTGGTGGTGGGGCGATGGTTCTTGGTGGAATAAAATCCCCTGCTCACATGCTCTTTACCAAATCATATTTTGGTCGCAG CCCGTACTACAATATTGAACTGAAGGAGATACACGTAGCTGGGAAGCCGCTGAAAATAAATCCTCAGGTTTTTGGTGGAAAACATGGGACTATTCTTGATAGTGGTACCACCTATGCTTACCTTCCAGAAGCAGTATTTGTAGCTTTCAAGAGTGCT GTAATGAAAGAGCTTCATTCTCTAAAACAGATAAAAGGGCCTGATCCTAGTTTTAATGATATCTGCTTTTCAGGGGCTGGAAG CGACGTGTCACAGCTCGCAAAGAACTTTCCGCCTGTTGATATGGTTTTCAGTGATGGAAATAAACTAACTCTCTCTCCTGAAAACTACTTGTTCCAG CATTTCAAAGTACGTGGTGCTTATTGCCTAGGAATTTTCCCGAATGGAAAGAATCCAACTAGTCTTCTTGGAG GAATCGTTGTTCGCAACACTCTTGTAACTTATGACCGTGAAAATGAAAGAATTGGTTTTTGGAAAACTAATTGTTCCGAGTTATGGAACAGACTGAATTTATCTCCTCCTCCACCTCCATCTCCATCGCCATCTACACCAATGTTTTCAGGCTTGGATAACCCAAACTCTACTGCACATATGTCTCCTTCACCAGCTCCTAGTGGACCTCCTGGGTACAATATACCTG GGGAGATTGAAATTGGGCTCGTTACATTTTACTTGTCACTAAGTGTCAACTACTCAGAGTTGAAGCTACGGATACCAGAACTTGCCCATTCCATTGCCCAAGAGTTGGATGTTAATGTTTCACAG GTTCGCTTGATGAACTTTTCAGCGAAGGGAAATGATTCCCTCACTAAATGGGGCATCTTTCCAGCAGGATCTTCAGACCGTATGCCAAATGCCACTGCAATG GAAATAATAGCTAGGTTGGCTGAACATCATCCTCATCTAAAGGATTCCTTTGGAAGTTATAAATTGTTCGACTGGGGCATTGAATCTCCACCAAAAAG GAAGCATTGGCCGCGAAATTACTTGGCCCTATTAGTACCATTTTTAGTTGTTTTGATAGTTGGACTATCAGCCCCTATTGGATGGTTAATTTGGAGGCGAAGGCAAGAAAAGGCTCTTCCTTATGAACAGGTTGGAAGTGTTGAAACTGTTACTCGCGAGCAAGAACTACAGCCACTTAAATGA